The Limanda limanda chromosome 13, fLimLim1.1, whole genome shotgun sequence region GTTaaactaagctaactggctgctACCTATAGCTTTATATTCACCAATCAGACATGAAAGTGGTATCAATCATCTAACATAGTAAGAAAGACACACGTTTGTTTGGCAACATATCAACTTTGAAATGTCTCTAGTTGCACGACATGTATTGTGTTGAGCAATTCTGCAATTGCCCCATACTGTTTGTACTGGCCCAAGCAGGTCCTGCTGTACATACGACACATCTACATGTTGAATATGGCTCAATCAATCTGTGGCAGctaaagaagaaagaaggatGTGAAATGGGAGGGGGGCTACATTCCTCCAGTTTTCCACAGTTTTCTTTACAACTTCAAAGTATTCAaagtttaacaaaaaaaaagtcctttTAAGTAGATTTAAGCTCTGCAGAGCTCCACAACTTTTGATCTAAGTCACACATGGACCGCTCGCTGGTCAAGTGATCACCTGCTGCAATGGTGTTGGCTATAATAAGAAGGCCATTGTCATCTCCAACTTGGAAATTGTTCATATTTGCActatttctctctattttatCCAAATAGTCATAGTGGTTTAAGTTATTCCCTGGACACTGGTTTGCTCAAGGCCGAGATTAGCCTAAACTtgctggttttgttttttcttttatgaatTTACTAACAACTTCATATTATCTTacaaaaaaatagatttttcttaTTCTTCCTGTGAAGGAGTAGTCCCAAAGGATCTATAAATTATCCACAGCAAGAAAACAGAGGTGTGCTGTTTTCCAAAGGGCCTTGTCAACATGAATCAAGAACATAACAATGAGTgaaagcacacaaacaacatacATTTGTGTGGTTAGTGGTTTGTTTTAACATAGTTAGATAAGTGGCTTGTATAATATAATtacaataaaactgaatttatgTACATacatatgcaaacacaaaatatgtgtTAGTGTAGATATGTGCGTGTAGAGTACATCTTACACCCTGTCTTCTTTTCGCAGTCTCTGAATATGGTTTTCGTTGCCATAAAAGTCGTCATTCTAACCCCCCACCCCTTTTGTTATCTATCacattctcacatacacacaaatgtaaaaattgacaaacacacatacacaccattCTTCTTGGGGCTGGGCCCCAGGAATCAGTCTGTTGGTGTTACTGTCCTTGAACTGGATTGCTACTTGTTTTCCGTCTGTTTTCTTGAGTGAAATTGcaatggaattttttttattaggaaAATAAAAGCTATATCTCTTCAAGGCAACACCGTGACGAAAATCTTGAGATGTTTGCCCAGATGTCTGAGGAGGTTTTAAATTTTGCAAACCCCAGACACAGGGGACACAGGACCTCTGAACCCCCACCCACAGAAATCCCTCAAAGTGCTTATTGCTTCTCCATCGGCTCGCTCCTATTTGTTTGTTCGGACACTGTTCTGACAGTGGAAGCAAAACCTTGTTTGAGAACAAAACAACCACTCCTCTTCAATGTGACCACCTTTGACTTGCTCCACTGGGACTGACAGGCTACTGGTTTACCCTTTGCAGGTATacacttcttctctctgtgtgcactGCTTGCATTCGACGTAGCAGCACCAGCGCACCTGGCACTGGCAGGGCCTGGTCACCTCCCTACTTTGAGTGTTGTGGCCTCGCCCGCAGCAGATTGCTTCGCAGTTCTTATccttgtagcacttgcgggctgCTGTACCCGACGAGTACTTGCTGGGTCTACAGAAACTGGGCGAGTCCTCGATGTGGAGCAGGTCCATAGTGCGAGGGATCTGATCGTTTATACCAGGCAGGGgcagtggctgctgctgctgttgttgctgctgttgctgctgctgctggctccGTCCTGTGGAGATCTCTCCCTCCCCTGTGGCCTCGTTGGTGGAGCTGCCAACTTTGACAGACGTCTCGTAGCGCTGCTTCAGCTGCTTGCCGATCTCGTGGAAGGGCTGAAGCTGTCGCCAGCAGGTCTGGACGGTGCAGGAGCCAGAGACGCCGTGGCATTTGCAGGTGGTCTCCACTCCAGCCTTGATTACCTGGTTCAGAAGCAAAGCAATGACATTAAACGCTAAGAATCACTGAAGGTATATAATGAAAGCTATAGTTTAATGAGCTTTTGTTTAGTAAGCAGCAGTTCAAAGAGCCAAATTACCCAAATATGCTCATGAGTAGATTATAAGGGGTATAAAGCACTAGTTGAGGAAGAAAATAGATATGTCATTTTTAATATCATAATAAAAGGGGAGAATCTGAGGCCCTAAAGCTTATTGCTTTTGAACTAAAAGAGAACAATACAACACTTTGTCTGAGGCTTCATATATAAAACTCAGTCAATAACAGCTGGTGGGAGGAATGATTGTGTTATGATGAACCATGGATGTCGTTTTGATTAAACTCAATTACTGTTATTATGAAAAGTGAGGGGAGGAAGTAGCTTGAAAGCCATCACATATAGATGAAACATTCAGGCAGCCAAGTGCTGGGCACTGTTCTTGTGCTTTGactgttcatttgttttctaaaCCCAGGGTTAGAGATTAGCAGTTAGGGTAAATTGATCAACCCATTTTCTTAGTCTGGTATTTACATAATAACAGAGTATAAGCCTGCTAACAttctgaaagagaaaataatagCAAAGAAAGTCTTCCCTTATTGAAAATCATATATAATTGCAAACGAAACATGAAGATTATCAGCGTAAAAGACCACTACACGTTTTTTTAAAGCGTCTTGACCGCTTAAGTTTCACTAAAGCATCAACCACAATGTGAAAAGCAGAGGACGTTCAAAAAAATCAATCTCAATAACATATTGTCTTTGAAGGGACTTGGATAGCACCGACAGTTCTTTTCTTACACTGTGCATATTCATCACTCCAGCAGGTTAAGAAAATTGGGTAGGTCAGCTTTTAAAATATTGGGGATGCAGAGCCTAGCACATTCCAGTTTTGTCCTCCATGTGGGAAATCATCCTGAATGAATGTGGTAGACCTCACATGTATAAATCACCACAAAaattagccctaaccctaaaaatGTCTTAAATCAGAAATAGAACTCTCCAGATAGATTGGATTTTGGAGAGCCAAGTCGAAAAGGAAGAGCCTGCATTGCTCTTTAGGGAGAGTTTTGTGTCTTCTAACATTTGGGAAGTGTGCCTCTGCTATAATTCACTGTGAAAGCCAACATGAAAATGGCTACACTCTGAGAAAAaccgagtaaaagtaaaagcttCCTGACCTTTCGTTTGTTTTGGCTTGACGGATTAAGACCattccctcttttttattttacttgcaaAAGATGAAAAAACCCATATTTGCTCACCACAAACAATGGCTGAATTGTGCCAGAGCACAGGCTAGAGTAGGTGCCTATCTAATCAGAAAGACAAAACCAAATATTGACAAATGaacacttttacattttgtcaaatttACACTACCAATTACCTttaatctgtttcttttttccacagaTTTAATGACGATGATTCAGAACTGAATAGTATTTCTTCAGGAGTTTCACTCTCCTGAGATGCCAATCGTGTAATTCTATCAAAATATTTCTGCGTCGGGCATATTAAATTCTTCTGCGGTCTTTCTACTGACTATGTTTTTTGGACAGTGTTTTGTCTTGGACAGCGGACCTTTAACAGCACTGTGATGTTTAAAGTCCAGCAATACAAAAGCAGAATCACAGATACGGTAGCACTTTATATCCGGGACAAGGCTCACAATGAATTGGCACTTCATGCTGCTGTTTGTCCACATAATTGCACGGTGTGCAGACAGTATTGTATTATCGCAGTTTTCCCACAGCGCAGCCGTTTCATGTTAGCGACATTTCTGTTCAAATATTGTCTGTGACTCTAAGTGAACTCTGGCCCTGTTTGAATTGGTTTCTTTATTAGTGTGTCCTGGTTAGACTCGGTCACGCATGGTTGGTTTCACTTGTGAAAACTATTACTCAAAGGCAGAATAAGGTGACGGTTGGGGTTAATATAATACTACAGTGCTAATATGAAGTATTGGTAATAATTATTGAGtaatcatttttctttctctaggATGTGACTCATGTAAAACATCACTGATAATATTTGTCTGCCCCACTTAAATTAAGTTATagtttaaagaagaagaagaaatactcATGTAAAGCTACAGACGAGCTATGATAATCAATGAGGGGGTAAATGGAGCATTTATAGAAATATTAAAGGGCTGCACCAATAATTTACTATGGCACTTCCTTAAGTTGGTGGACTCACAAGAGACAGATTGAAGCAGCAATGGACAGAATCAAGAGATATTCTGACTTTCTGTCCCTGGTATAGATTGAACCATCGGTTCCTATGAGTCAAGTCCAATATTCACTGTAGTTTTAGCTTCTCTCAAATCCCATCAGAAATATCTTTAGCAACACAGTACTCTGTGGTCATCAGCAGTCTTTAACTTTCTCTGTTTGTGATTGAATACTAGGAAGGTAGCACACACTATTGCCAACAACACATGGGCCACAAAGCCAAAACCCTGTATCTGTGCACTCTAACAAAAGAAAATACCTTCCGTCTCCCTAATGCATCCAATCAGTGGATGGTGCCAAATTCCACTCCCCCTTCCAGCTCCACACCACCTGCTTTCCCGTAAACAACCACCCAACATCCAAGAAGGTTTGTTTGCCTTTTTGTCTATTCTTTCCTCTTCCGcctcttttactttttaaaaccaCAGTTATGAATCTAGAactataaagttaaataaaaggcCGTGGTTAGTTTCAGTAAAATCACTTGCCATGTGTTTAtcttaaaatgcatttaatattaaataaaatcaaccttACCTTCATGCCCACatttgtgttgtgcatgtcCACGCGTGCGCGCAGGTCCTTATTGGAGCGTTTGCCAAGGAAGTCCTTGACAAACTTGTTTGCGTATTTAAGGTTGTCTCCGCAGCCTCCCCACTGCCATGCCTTGCGGTTTTCCAAGTCTGGGGCCTCATCACACGTGCAGCGCTCCATGCGTCCTGCGCTGCAAGCTTTGGCCATAGCATGGGTTAGACCCGCTGAGGAGATAGCATACAGGAAGCCTGTCTCTTTAAATCCTACAGAAGCatagagagcagagagagacaaaggagaAATTAGGAAGAAGTATGAGCTTTACGTTTGGGTTCACGTCGATGCTTTATCTCTGAAAGGACATTATCATCTGCCCATACCTCTTTTTAGTATATTGGCGCGGTGGCGCCCCTCTAAGGTGCAGTTCCACCTCTCAAAGCGGAATTGATACTGGCATTCTAGGGCGCTCATGGTGATGGCCTCTCTCAGGGTCTCCGCCACGCCCGGGTCTCGTCTGCACATCCTGCGCTGCTTCTTTTCCAGTTTGAGCCGGTCGCACAGCTTGTAGTGGGCCCTGCCCATGCTTTCCTCTGGGAGAGAGTTCAGTGGCAGGATAGACAACGGTTCATTACCTGTCAACCTGGAGGAAAGAGAATACAGAAAGAGTTCGGTCAGTTCAAACAGCCCACAGGGAGGGAGTGGATCCATCTTGATAAAGTATCTAATAAAGTTCAGGATGCTGAGCTTCCTGGATAAACAACTTACAAAGCGTTGCAAAGATATACTACATAAACAGCTCAGGAGGCACAGCTGGGGCATATAATGCTCAAAAGTTTGGTTAATGTTCCAATGAATTCAGCTGTTCAGTGGTTAATGTTCAGGGGAATTCAACATTTGAGATTGAGATCAACCACCAGCACAGGTGTGGCTGTGTATAGAGCAAATTCTCAGCAGAGGTGGTAGAGTTCTTTCTTTCCATGACATTACCGACACTGTTTTGTCTCTCGATCAAGTCTCAGAACTAGCGGCTCACTGCCCACACTGTTGTGAAGATTATGATTTGTATATTATGACTAATACCTCATTCTGCTGGTATGGGGGCATATTTCAAACAATGGCATGGAGCGAACACGACAGTCACACCACATGCATGTGAAACAGTAGCCAGCGGATACTTGGTCTAATATTTACATCATATCCCGTGGGGGGGAATGTCACTCAGTTGTGTAGATTTAAACATGGATCACACAGCGGGATTTACACGCTCATTATAGAATCCCCATAACAAAAGTCCAGTATTCAGGGTCTTAAAGCTGGAATCCATTGGAAATATAACAAGCAGAAGCTTCACTTCTAAACATGGTATAGAGAACATGTGGTGGACGTGCGCTCCTTTCCTCAGTTTATTTAAGGGAAGCACATATAACACACAAAGCGGGAACTGCCACTTTGCTGGCAAAATAGACGACCAGTGTTCTGAGGTTGTGATGGGGAAAACAGAGCATTactttcataaacacacacaggggacacgACTGTCAGCCTGTGACCATTTTGGTCGCACCAACTGACAGGATTGGCACCGTAGTTGTTCATTATGTGTAATTTCTGGCCTCCTTTACACCCTTAAAGTGAAACTGAAGAATAAATGGATTTACAGAAGTCACAAAAGTCCTCGGGCCAACGTGTCTCTGCAGACAGACTCTGGACATTTAAAGGACACTTTGGTGCAAGGATTGACTCCTGGTTAATGCCACATGGATGAAACGCAGATTGTTGACCTTTTACATCTGTCCTGGGTTGTAGTGATTTTCATCCAAAACAAACGTTAAAACCTGGATTAAAGCTCTGAATGTCCCACTAATACAGAACATGAAAAAACCTAAGAAACATTTTGAGTTTGCGTACGTCTTATGTTAactatttgaaatgaaacaaaaagtcctgtgttttataatataaaaaatgcattaaCATGGGACTGCGGTCCATCCCTTCATGAGTGTGAGAAGTGTTTATAAAGCcaactaaacaaaaaacacaactgtgACAGCAAACCTGGCTCGTACGTTCAAACAGTCGCGGGTGTAAAAGAAGTGGTTCTATGGTATTTTTGTAAAGgtgtggagcagctgctgaactCCCACACCAGTTTAGTAAATGCACCAGAAGTGTTGATCGGTGATCTACTTtacttacattacattacttcaTGACTGCTTTCCGCAGGAGATTCTGTCACCACTCACGTTCACTTCAGCCGCTCGCAGAAGGTCGCGGGAGTTCTCCAACaagagatttgttttattaagtcCAATAACTGACTGAAATGTTTCCCTTTGAGTCTTCAGTTTCATACCGATGGACTTAATAGTTCACATATGCGACGCAATATTGTCTTTGCAGTGCGCTCGCCGCCCGGTCGAGAATCTGAGCGCTCGAATCAAAGAGGAGGCGTCAGGATTTGCTTTCAGATTGGGTCAAATGGTTTCCTCTTTACAAAGCGTGTTTGCCTTTCTTTAACTCGTCTGACAGCTATGAATTTCCAAATGGAAACCTGGCAAGCCGTGTCTTGATGGAGATTCTGGAGTTCTCCCAAAAcacttaaagaaaataaaatgtatggtTTGAGGTGTAGAGAGAAACGCATGCACAATGCAAAATGTCCCCCTCTGAATAATTTTCCATTTAATTGTTTCATGCTTTGTTAAAATCCGCTTCGCTAACAACGCCAAGGAAACGTGTGCAAAGTGCCAAAGCAAACAATTCCAGCTGACCCAGTAGGTTACATGTGACTGACAGTCGTTCCACAACATTTCTCTGGTAAGCAAGCAACCGGGGAATGAATGATGGCGCCACGTGGAGAACCCGCCTAAAATCcatttgaaacaacagactccaGGAAAAATTCAGGGTACTTTTCAAATCCGCAGCGAACCAGGAAACAGTTCACTAATGTGGACATCTGCAGATCTACAAATATTAATCTAATATATGTGTTTTCACTCGACACCACCAACATGACGCACACAGTCCTCAGTCAGACATGGTTAGAAGCACGTATCAGCGTCAAATCTGCTAAAAGCCCACATGCCTGCCAAAACAAAGGCAGGTTAGAGTGACAGGCCTCAACCGAGTGTGTGACGTCTGCCTGCCGGAGACAAAAAGCTGGTCTGAGCGCAGCTGGAGCGAAGCCAAAGAAGACACCACACTGATCTCTCTGCTACTGTCTATGCGGCTTTTTTCTGCACAAAGGCATATTACTGGCTGGTTCCACAGAAAGCCCGAGGGGCAagtgtggagagggagagatttgAGAGCGGAGAAACA contains the following coding sequences:
- the wnt9a gene encoding protein Wnt-9a translates to MLDGHLLLGWLSFTVIVHLLHLPGPAAAYFGLTGNEPLSILPLNSLPEESMGRAHYKLCDRLKLEKKQRRMCRRDPGVAETLREAITMSALECQYQFRFERWNCTLEGRHRANILKRGFKETGFLYAISSAGLTHAMAKACSAGRMERCTCDEAPDLENRKAWQWGGCGDNLKYANKFVKDFLGKRSNKDLRARVDMHNTNVGMKVIKAGVETTCKCHGVSGSCTVQTCWRQLQPFHEIGKQLKQRYETSVKVGSSTNEATGEGEISTGRSQQQQQQQQQQQQQPLPLPGINDQIPRTMDLLHIEDSPSFCRPSKYSSGTAARKCYKDKNCEAICCGRGHNTQSREVTRPCQCQVRWCCYVECKQCTQREEVYTCKG